In Hevea brasiliensis isolate MT/VB/25A 57/8 chromosome 13, ASM3005281v1, whole genome shotgun sequence, a single genomic region encodes these proteins:
- the LOC110663830 gene encoding uncharacterized protein LOC110663830 isoform X1, translated as MESFDEKDGVFGNYMPKELSMSIANGTKFVDEVLSGQSDRCLENFRMDKQVFYKLCDILQAKGLLRHTNRIKIEEQLAIFLFIIGHNLRTRAVQELFRYSGETISRHFNNVLNAILAISLDFFQPPGSDVPPEILGDPRFYPYFKDCVGAVDGIHIPVMVGVDEQGPFRNKSGLLSQNVLAACSFDLKFHYVLAGWEGSASDLRVLNSALTRRNKLQVPEGKYYIVDSKYANMPGFIAPYNGIPHHSNEYSSGYHPQDLRELFNQRHSMLRNATHRIFGALKARFPILMSAPPYPLQTQVKLVVAACAIHNFIRGEKPDDLIFGMYEQDNMIEIEESLPPLDVEQSMMQVEKEAVDIAFETEQLEFSSQLRDSIASNMWDDYISDLSVM; from the exons TGTAGATGAAGTACTAAGTGGTCAAAGTGACCGTTGTCTGGAAAATTTCCGCATGGATAAGCAGGTGTTCTACAAGTTATGTGATATTTTGCAAGCCAAGGGCCTACTACGCCACACAAATAGAATCAAGATTGAGGAGCAGTTAGCCATATTCTTGTTCATTATTGGCCATAATCTACGCACTCGAGCTGTCCAGGAGTTATTCCGATATTCAGGAGAAACCATTAGTCGCCATTTCAacaatgttttgaatgctattttggCAATTTCATTAGATTTCTTTCAGCCTCCAGGATCTGATGTGCCACCAGAAATCTTGGGAGATCCTAGATTTTATCCATACTTTAAG GATTGTGTGGGAGCAGTTGATGGCATACACATTCCTGTTATGGTTGGTGTGGATGAACAGGGGCCCTTCCGTAACAAGAGCGGATTACTTTCACAAAATGTTCTGGCAGCTTGTTCATTTGACCTGAAGTTCCATTATGTTCTAGCTGGCTGGGAAGGCTCAGCATCAGATTTGCGAGTTCTAAACTCAGCTCTTACAAGGCGCAACAAGTTGCAGGTCCCTGAAG GTAAGTACTATATTGTGGACAGCAAATATGCAAATATGCCAGGTTTCATAGCCCCATACAATGGGATTCCTCATCACTCAAATGAGTATTCCAGTGGTTATCATCCTCAAGATCTTAGAGAACTATTCAATCAAAGGCACTCTATGTTGAGAAATGCCACTCATCGTATCTTTGGTGCTCTGAAAGCACGCTTCCCTATATTGATGTCAGCTCCCCCATACCCTTTACAAACACAGGTTAAGTTGGTTGTAGCGGCATGTGCAATACACAATTTTATCCGTGGGGAGAAACCAGatgatttgatttttggaatgtaTGAACAGGATAACATGATAGAAATTGAAGAATCATTGCCCCCATTAGATGTGGAACAGTCAATGATGCAAGTTGAGAAGGAGGCTGTGGACATTGCTTTTGAGACGGAACAGCTCGAGTTTAGTTCACAATTGCGTGACTCTATTGCGAGTAATATGTGGGATGACTATATCAGTGATCTGTCAGTTATGTAG
- the LOC110663830 gene encoding uncharacterized protein LOC110663830 isoform X2: MESFDEKDGVFGNYMPKELSMSIANGTKFVDEVLSGQSDRCLENFRMDKQVFYKLCDILQAKGLLRHTNRIKIEEQLAIFLFIIGHNLRTRAVQELFRYSGETISRHFNNVLNAILAISLDFFQPPGSDVPPEILGDPRFYPYFKDCVGAVDGIHIPVMVGVDEQGPFRNKSGLLSQNVLAACSFDLKFHYVLAGWEGSASDLRVLNSALTRRNKLQVPEGKYYIVDSKYANMPGFIAPYNGIPHHSNEYSSGYHPQDLRELFNQRHSMLRNATHRIFGALKARFPILMSAPPYPLQTQDNMIEIEESLPPLDVEQSMMQVEKEAVDIAFETEQLEFSSQLRDSIASNMWDDYISDLSVM; encoded by the exons TGTAGATGAAGTACTAAGTGGTCAAAGTGACCGTTGTCTGGAAAATTTCCGCATGGATAAGCAGGTGTTCTACAAGTTATGTGATATTTTGCAAGCCAAGGGCCTACTACGCCACACAAATAGAATCAAGATTGAGGAGCAGTTAGCCATATTCTTGTTCATTATTGGCCATAATCTACGCACTCGAGCTGTCCAGGAGTTATTCCGATATTCAGGAGAAACCATTAGTCGCCATTTCAacaatgttttgaatgctattttggCAATTTCATTAGATTTCTTTCAGCCTCCAGGATCTGATGTGCCACCAGAAATCTTGGGAGATCCTAGATTTTATCCATACTTTAAG GATTGTGTGGGAGCAGTTGATGGCATACACATTCCTGTTATGGTTGGTGTGGATGAACAGGGGCCCTTCCGTAACAAGAGCGGATTACTTTCACAAAATGTTCTGGCAGCTTGTTCATTTGACCTGAAGTTCCATTATGTTCTAGCTGGCTGGGAAGGCTCAGCATCAGATTTGCGAGTTCTAAACTCAGCTCTTACAAGGCGCAACAAGTTGCAGGTCCCTGAAG GTAAGTACTATATTGTGGACAGCAAATATGCAAATATGCCAGGTTTCATAGCCCCATACAATGGGATTCCTCATCACTCAAATGAGTATTCCAGTGGTTATCATCCTCAAGATCTTAGAGAACTATTCAATCAAAGGCACTCTATGTTGAGAAATGCCACTCATCGTATCTTTGGTGCTCTGAAAGCACGCTTCCCTATATTGATGTCAGCTCCCCCATACCCTTTACAAACACAG GATAACATGATAGAAATTGAAGAATCATTGCCCCCATTAGATGTGGAACAGTCAATGATGCAAGTTGAGAAGGAGGCTGTGGACATTGCTTTTGAGACGGAACAGCTCGAGTTTAGTTCACAATTGCGTGACTCTATTGCGAGTAATATGTGGGATGACTATATCAGTGATCTGTCAGTTATGTAG